A region of Fibrobacter succinogenes subsp. succinogenes S85 DNA encodes the following proteins:
- the lysS gene encoding lysine--tRNA ligase has protein sequence MAMQDMNDQVMARLAKLDKFKEMGVDAYPHKFNRTHDSKVLKENKDALMVTKEPVAFAGRVVRFNRKGKMCFMHLKDRYGRLQVVVARDEVGEENYEIVKMTDLGDFIGVNGTMFETQSGEYSVRAEKVTMLSKAVRPLPVAKEKVDENGNKVVFNEFADVDTRYRQRYIDMALNDDVKEVFIKRSKIMQAIREYLIEKGFIEVETPTLQPIYGGANARPFTTHHNACDMTLYLRVAPELYLKRCIIGGMEKVFEFCKNFRNEGMDRTHSPEFTGLEFYEAYADYNDMMVHFENIYERACIAANGTTKVNYQGKEIDFKAPWPRYSMIEAIEKFGGIKVNDMSDDEIKAKMEELGGHLDGEFTRGRGILELFDLTVEGKLIQPTIIKDMPTESTPLCKKHRTTAGLIEQFEPYANGWELGNAYTELNDPIRQRELLEDQVRRGRGGEGETHPMDENFMHAVESGLPPTGGVGFGIDRMVMLLTNQQTIRDVQLFPLMKPEV, from the coding sequence ATGGCAATGCAAGATATGAATGACCAGGTGATGGCTCGCTTGGCTAAGCTCGACAAGTTCAAGGAAATGGGTGTGGATGCTTATCCGCACAAGTTTAACAGGACCCATGATTCCAAGGTTTTGAAGGAAAACAAGGATGCCTTGATGGTGACCAAGGAACCGGTTGCATTTGCCGGCCGCGTGGTGCGTTTCAATCGCAAGGGTAAAATGTGCTTTATGCACCTCAAGGACCGCTATGGCCGCTTGCAGGTTGTGGTTGCCCGTGACGAAGTGGGCGAAGAAAACTACGAAATCGTGAAGATGACCGACCTCGGTGACTTCATCGGTGTGAACGGTACGATGTTCGAAACGCAGAGCGGTGAATACTCTGTGCGTGCCGAAAAGGTCACGATGCTTTCGAAGGCTGTGCGCCCGCTCCCGGTCGCCAAGGAAAAGGTCGACGAAAACGGCAACAAGGTCGTGTTCAACGAATTTGCCGACGTGGATACCCGCTACCGCCAGCGCTATATCGACATGGCTTTGAACGACGACGTGAAGGAAGTCTTCATCAAGCGTTCCAAGATCATGCAGGCTATCCGCGAATACCTCATCGAAAAGGGATTCATCGAAGTCGAAACCCCGACGCTCCAGCCGATTTACGGTGGTGCTAACGCTCGTCCGTTTACGACGCACCACAATGCTTGCGACATGACGCTCTACTTGCGCGTGGCTCCGGAACTTTACCTCAAACGCTGCATCATTGGCGGTATGGAAAAGGTGTTCGAGTTCTGCAAGAACTTCCGCAACGAAGGTATGGACCGTACGCATAGCCCGGAATTCACTGGCCTCGAATTCTACGAAGCCTACGCCGACTACAACGACATGATGGTACACTTCGAAAACATTTACGAACGCGCCTGCATTGCCGCTAACGGTACGACCAAGGTCAACTACCAGGGCAAGGAAATCGACTTCAAGGCTCCGTGGCCGCGCTACAGCATGATCGAAGCCATTGAAAAGTTCGGTGGCATCAAGGTCAACGATATGAGCGACGACGAAATCAAGGCCAAGATGGAAGAACTCGGCGGTCACCTTGATGGTGAATTTACTCGTGGTCGTGGCATCTTGGAACTCTTCGATCTCACGGTGGAAGGCAAGCTCATCCAGCCGACGATCATCAAGGACATGCCTACCGAAAGCACCCCGCTCTGCAAGAAGCACCGCACGACTGCAGGCCTCATCGAACAGTTCGAACCGTATGCTAACGGCTGGGAACTCGGTAACGCTTACACCGAACTTAACGATCCGATCCGCCAGCGCGAACTCCTTGAAGACCAGGTGCGTCGTGGCCGTGGTGGTGAAGGTGAAACCCATCCGATGGACGAAAACTTCATGCACGCTGTGGAAAGCGGTCTTCCGCCGACGGGCGGCGTGGGCTTTGGCATCGACCGCATGGTCATGCTCCTCACCAACCAGCAGACCATCCGCGACGTCCAGCTCTTCCCATTGATGAAGCCTGAGGTTTAG
- a CDS encoding four helix bundle protein, translating into MFAYRKLLVYQKALQWLLDVYRLCRTFPDYERFALTSQIRRAAVSVTSNIAEGMSRSSDREVVHFLEISYGSLMEVQSQLEVAQLLNYISKDSLDDVDPKTEEIAKMLSGLKKSKMR; encoded by the coding sequence ATGTTTGCGTATAGAAAACTATTGGTTTATCAGAAAGCTCTGCAATGGTTGCTAGACGTTTATCGTTTGTGTAGAACTTTTCCTGATTACGAAAGATTTGCTCTAACAAGTCAAATTAGGCGAGCTGCTGTTTCTGTGACTTCAAACATCGCAGAGGGTATGAGTCGTTCTTCGGACCGTGAAGTTGTACATTTTCTTGAAATAAGCTATGGATCATTGATGGAGGTTCAAAGTCAATTAGAAGTAGCTCAGTTGTTAAACTACATTTCAAAGGATTCTTTGGATGACGTCGATCCGAAGACTGAGGAAATCGCAAAAATGCTTTCTGGTTTGAAAAAGTCTAAAATGCGATAA
- a CDS encoding FtsX-like permease family protein — translation MISKLELLIAWRYLGAQRKSLFVSLIGIFSMLGVSIGVFALVVALAAVNGFEEEVTAQMIGKDAHFELMAYNGNPIGPYDSLTQEVQKRVPDVVASSPFIVYKVGISSKKVNDGIVIYGIDPATAKGVTDIHKYIKWGEYSVDSLEDMGGKRRPGIILGTGLAARLRVVVGDKLVLQTFQSPDEAMSSGGPKMMMCVVSGIFETGTYEYDGNLAYVGISDLQKLLGMGNTVTGIQFRIKDHWKAGEAVDSMATWLSYPYYGMDWKSKNITLLKWMNYEKFIVAAVICLIILVAAFNIISSLIMVVIDKTKEIGILRSMGFSKAGVMRVFMLMGSFIGVGGTVVGGTVGLVLCKLQEAYHFIKLPGDVYVIPYFPISVHAIDVILIFVIGIVLCVSATLLPAWKASRLDPVGAIRHE, via the coding sequence ATGATTAGTAAGCTCGAACTTCTCATCGCTTGGCGTTACTTGGGGGCTCAACGTAAGAGTCTCTTTGTTTCGCTTATTGGTATTTTCAGTATGCTCGGCGTTTCCATTGGCGTGTTTGCGCTGGTGGTGGCGCTTGCGGCGGTCAACGGTTTCGAAGAAGAGGTCACGGCCCAGATGATTGGGAAGGACGCTCACTTTGAACTGATGGCGTACAATGGCAATCCGATTGGTCCGTACGATAGCCTCACGCAGGAGGTGCAAAAGCGTGTGCCTGACGTAGTCGCTTCGTCGCCGTTTATCGTTTACAAGGTGGGCATCAGCTCCAAGAAGGTGAACGATGGCATTGTCATTTACGGCATTGACCCGGCGACAGCCAAGGGCGTGACGGATATCCATAAATACATCAAGTGGGGAGAATACTCGGTCGACAGTCTTGAAGACATGGGTGGCAAACGCCGTCCGGGAATTATTCTCGGGACTGGGCTTGCGGCGCGCTTGCGCGTTGTCGTTGGTGACAAACTCGTGTTGCAGACATTCCAGAGTCCGGACGAGGCGATGAGTTCGGGTGGCCCGAAGATGATGATGTGCGTGGTGAGCGGCATCTTCGAGACGGGTACTTACGAATACGATGGAAACCTTGCGTATGTCGGCATTTCGGATTTGCAGAAGTTGCTCGGCATGGGGAACACCGTGACCGGCATCCAGTTCCGCATCAAGGATCACTGGAAAGCGGGCGAGGCGGTCGATAGCATGGCGACTTGGCTATCTTATCCGTATTACGGGATGGATTGGAAGTCCAAGAACATCACGCTCCTCAAGTGGATGAACTACGAAAAGTTCATTGTGGCGGCGGTGATTTGTTTGATTATCTTGGTCGCTGCGTTCAACATCATCAGCTCGCTCATCATGGTTGTGATTGACAAGACAAAGGAAATTGGCATCTTGCGTAGCATGGGCTTTAGCAAGGCGGGCGTGATGCGTGTGTTCATGCTGATGGGAAGTTTCATTGGCGTGGGCGGTACCGTTGTGGGTGGAACTGTTGGACTTGTGCTCTGCAAGTTGCAAGAGGCTTACCACTTCATTAAGCTGCCTGGCGATGTGTACGTGATTCCGTATTTCCCGATTTCGGTGCATGCGATTGACGTTATTTTGATTTTTGTGATTGGTATTGTTTTGTGCGTGTCCGCGACGCTTTTGCCGGCGTGGAAAGCAAGCCGCTTGGATCCTGTGGGGGCGATTAGACATGAATGA
- a CDS encoding ABC transporter ATP-binding protein: MSSLLQTENLRRVFSETGESLEILKGVNFSMEAGELVALTGSSGSGKSTFLNLVGMLDTPTSGEILFKGKPLSKFSSEERDMYHRKHVGFVFQFHHLLTEFTALENVCVPGRILGTPEKECRERAEMLLETVGLKERLKHLPRELSGGERQRIAIARALMNNPSLVFADEPSGNLDEANSAKLNELFGELNEKFHQAFLIVTHDEKLASFAKRRVVMHNGVIQ, translated from the coding sequence ATGTCTAGCTTACTACAAACAGAAAATCTTCGTCGTGTCTTCTCCGAGACGGGTGAATCTCTTGAAATCCTCAAGGGCGTGAATTTTTCGATGGAAGCGGGCGAGCTTGTGGCGCTCACGGGTTCATCGGGTTCTGGCAAATCGACGTTCTTGAATTTGGTCGGAATGCTTGATACACCAACTTCGGGCGAGATTTTGTTCAAGGGCAAGCCGCTTAGTAAATTCAGTAGCGAAGAACGCGATATGTACCATCGGAAGCATGTTGGGTTCGTTTTCCAGTTCCATCACTTGCTCACGGAATTTACGGCGCTCGAAAATGTTTGCGTGCCGGGCCGCATTCTCGGGACTCCCGAAAAGGAATGCCGCGAACGTGCTGAAATGCTTTTGGAAACGGTGGGCCTCAAGGAACGCCTCAAGCACTTGCCGCGAGAACTTTCGGGCGGTGAACGCCAGCGAATTGCAATCGCGCGTGCGCTCATGAACAACCCGTCCCTCGTGTTTGCGGATGAACCGAGCGGTAACCTGGATGAAGCGAATTCGGCGAAATTGAACGAGCTCTTTGGCGAACTCAATGAAAAGTTCCATCAGGCGTTCTTGATTGTGACGCACGATGAAAAGCTTGCTAGTTTTGCAAAACGCCGAGTCGTGATGCATAATGGAGTGATTCAATAG
- a CDS encoding ATP-dependent Clp protease ATP-binding subunit, whose amino-acid sequence MADINGIFSAKAKAALQAARIAARNLGSDCVTVEHLLFGLVREDSGVASETLKALKVNLTELSETIQRALSTNGGLMTVGGDSHGGLLTFTGQCKAVLYNAAKIAKEEGVQFIGPEHLMLAILQQTDSPAAATLSTYNVTFENYQEMLMQIKRQADGQPMDEGQPEDEPRERYTQTRQANPQSRSKTPILEHFGRDLTAMARAGKLDPIIGREAEIERLIQILCRRKKNNPALIGEPGVGKTAIIEGLALKIVQRKIPDLLANKRVVTLDVAAMVAGTKYRGQFEERVKGLIMELQRVGNSVILFIDELHTIVGAGGSEGSLDASNIFKPALARGELQCIGATTFDEYRKYIEKDPALERRFQTIIVNPPTVEDSIQILEGLRPKYEQHHNVHYTPDAVRAAVELGERYISERFLPDKAIDVLDEAGARVRLNSIKIPQDLQNMEDELGVCLQKKEEAVANQDYTSAAQLRAREEELQNSIAERKKQLQSEESETPVVDDNVIRDVISKMTGIPVRRLGGEEAQKLIHLGDEIKQRVIGQDQAVDAIVKSIRRSRAGIRNNKRPMGSFLFLGPTGVGKTELAKVLCKELFGSEDSLVRIDMSEYMEKHSVSRLIGAPPGYVGFEDGGGQLSEKVRKHPYSVVLLDEIEKAHPDIYNLLLQILDDGILTDSYGRKINFKNTIIIMTSNAGAREVRHSSGMGFTKMGETDDYERMETAIREEVKRVFSPEFLNRVDEQIVFRALSKKDLVSVVDIQMGFLQKNLSDRGILLEMSQEAKEFVVNHNYDASLGARPIRRSIQNLVEDEIAEGLLLGTMTDFSTIYVGVENGKLSFKCEKIKS is encoded by the coding sequence ATGGCAGATATCAACGGTATTTTTTCAGCTAAGGCAAAAGCAGCGCTGCAGGCGGCACGTATTGCGGCCCGCAATTTAGGGAGCGACTGCGTAACGGTAGAACACCTTTTGTTTGGTCTTGTTCGCGAGGATTCTGGTGTTGCCTCGGAAACGCTCAAGGCTTTGAAGGTCAACCTGACGGAACTCAGTGAGACCATCCAGCGTGCGCTGAGTACGAACGGCGGCCTCATGACGGTCGGTGGCGATTCTCACGGCGGTCTTTTGACATTTACGGGACAGTGCAAGGCGGTGCTTTACAATGCCGCGAAGATTGCCAAGGAAGAAGGCGTCCAGTTCATTGGCCCCGAACACTTGATGCTTGCGATTTTGCAGCAGACCGATTCTCCGGCGGCAGCAACGCTCTCGACGTACAACGTGACGTTTGAAAACTATCAGGAAATGCTGATGCAAATCAAGCGCCAGGCTGACGGACAGCCGATGGATGAAGGTCAGCCCGAAGATGAACCGCGTGAACGTTATACGCAAACTCGTCAGGCGAATCCGCAGTCCCGTTCCAAGACGCCGATTCTTGAACATTTCGGTCGTGACCTCACGGCGATGGCTCGCGCAGGCAAGCTCGATCCGATTATCGGCCGTGAAGCAGAAATTGAACGCTTGATCCAGATCCTTTGCCGTCGCAAAAAGAACAATCCGGCGCTCATTGGCGAACCGGGCGTGGGCAAGACTGCGATTATCGAAGGCCTTGCTCTCAAGATTGTGCAGCGCAAGATTCCGGACCTCTTGGCGAACAAGCGCGTGGTGACGCTTGACGTTGCCGCCATGGTGGCCGGTACAAAGTATCGTGGCCAGTTCGAAGAACGCGTGAAGGGCCTCATCATGGAACTCCAGCGCGTGGGCAATTCCGTGATTCTCTTTATCGATGAACTCCACACGATTGTGGGCGCAGGCGGCTCCGAAGGCAGCCTTGATGCATCAAACATCTTTAAGCCCGCTCTTGCACGTGGCGAACTCCAGTGCATTGGCGCTACGACTTTTGATGAATACCGCAAGTACATCGAGAAGGATCCGGCTCTTGAACGTCGCTTCCAGACGATTATTGTGAATCCGCCGACGGTCGAAGATTCTATCCAGATTCTCGAAGGTCTCCGCCCGAAGTATGAACAACATCACAATGTTCATTACACGCCGGATGCCGTGCGTGCCGCTGTTGAACTTGGTGAACGCTACATCAGCGAACGCTTCTTGCCAGATAAGGCGATTGACGTGCTTGATGAAGCAGGTGCTCGCGTGCGCCTGAATTCCATCAAGATTCCGCAGGACTTGCAGAACATGGAAGACGAGCTTGGTGTCTGCCTCCAGAAAAAGGAAGAAGCGGTAGCCAACCAGGATTACACTTCGGCGGCCCAGCTCCGCGCCCGCGAAGAAGAATTGCAGAACAGCATTGCCGAACGCAAAAAGCAGCTGCAGAGCGAAGAATCCGAAACGCCGGTTGTCGATGACAACGTTATCCGTGACGTCATCAGTAAGATGACGGGAATCCCGGTCCGCAGACTCGGTGGCGAAGAAGCGCAAAAGCTCATCCACCTCGGCGATGAAATCAAGCAGCGCGTGATTGGCCAGGATCAGGCCGTTGATGCGATTGTGAAGTCTATCCGCCGTAGTCGTGCAGGCATTCGCAACAACAAGCGCCCTATGGGAAGCTTCCTCTTCTTGGGACCGACGGGTGTCGGCAAGACGGAACTCGCGAAGGTGCTTTGCAAGGAACTTTTCGGCAGCGAAGATTCGCTTGTGCGTATTGACATGAGCGAATACATGGAAAAGCATAGTGTGAGCCGCTTGATTGGCGCTCCTCCGGGATACGTGGGCTTTGAAGATGGCGGTGGCCAGCTGAGCGAAAAGGTGCGCAAGCATCCGTATTCTGTGGTGCTGCTTGACGAAATTGAAAAGGCTCATCCGGACATATACAACTTGCTCCTCCAGATTTTGGACGATGGCATTTTGACGGATAGCTATGGCCGCAAGATCAACTTCAAGAATACGATTATCATCATGACGAGTAACGCTGGAGCCCGTGAAGTCCGCCATAGCAGTGGCATGGGCTTTACCAAGATGGGCGAGACGGACGATTACGAACGCATGGAAACCGCCATTCGTGAAGAAGTTAAGCGCGTGTTCTCGCCGGAATTTTTGAACCGCGTGGACGAACAGATTGTGTTCCGCGCCCTCTCGAAGAAGGACCTCGTTTCTGTCGTGGACATCCAGATGGGATTCTTGCAGAAGAACCTTTCCGACCGCGGTATCCTCTTGGAAATGAGCCAGGAAGCAAAGGAATTTGTCGTAAACCACAATTACGATGCTTCGCTGGGGGCACGCCCGATTCGCCGCTCCATCCAGAATCTGGTGGAAGACGAAATCGCCGAAGGGCTTTTGCTCGGGACGATGACGGACTTCTCCACGATTTACGTGGGCGTTGAAAACGGCAAACTCTCGTTCAAGTGCGAGAAGATAAAATCGTAG
- a CDS encoding adenylate kinase family protein, with protein MSQISAVLIFGAPGSGKGTVGAKLAATTALKHLSTGDIFRGIAPSSESGKLLASYSSKGLLVPDEATVEIFGRFVEGLVNTNKLNPEKDTLLLDGIPRTVAQVDLIKPIVDVKHIFVLDIKDEATIVARLLNRAKIEGRKDDADENVIKNRLKVYKESTAKVLEKYDPKIISHIVGDNTPDEVFLDVLKAYVDFTKNA; from the coding sequence ATGTCTCAGATTTCTGCAGTTCTTATCTTCGGTGCACCGGGTTCTGGCAAGGGTACTGTGGGCGCAAAGCTCGCCGCTACGACCGCTCTCAAGCACCTCTCCACGGGCGACATCTTCCGTGGCATCGCTCCGTCTAGCGAATCCGGCAAGCTCCTTGCTTCTTACTCCAGCAAGGGCCTCCTCGTCCCGGACGAAGCTACCGTTGAAATCTTCGGCCGCTTTGTTGAAGGTCTCGTGAACACGAACAAGCTCAACCCGGAAAAGGACACCCTCCTCCTCGATGGTATTCCTCGCACGGTTGCCCAGGTCGATCTCATCAAGCCGATCGTTGACGTGAAGCACATCTTCGTTCTCGACATCAAGGACGAAGCTACTATCGTTGCCCGCCTCCTCAACCGCGCCAAGATCGAAGGCCGTAAGGACGACGCTGACGAAAACGTCATCAAGAACCGTCTCAAGGTTTACAAGGAATCCACCGCTAAGGTTCTCGAAAAGTACGATCCGAAGATCATCAGCCACATCGTTGGCGACAACACTCCGGACGAAGTCTTCCTCGACGTGCTCAAGGCATACGTGGACTTCACGAAGAACGCTTAA
- a CDS encoding TIGR02147 family protein has protein sequence MKPIIEYKDYHPLIKDFYEDQKRTSYFSWREFAKLAGFSSPTYLRLVSEGKSNLSRVSMNRMISAMGLAGFEANYFIALVNFCNAKDDEAKKPYWKEMRQIALEFKVRVVDKEAVEYFDGWKNQVVRELAPMMSGATPGQMAKTCCNEISAAEVSKSLEFLTKAGFLKKSADGSYRQTEKNVTASKEGMAYAVHSMQRQMLRLASESIERFEPQERSVSSVTLTVNRECYERIAQEIDAFRKKIAAMASETEDADQIYHLNMQLFPLTWKLKKDEVA, from the coding sequence ATGAAACCGATAATAGAATATAAAGATTACCATCCCTTGATCAAGGATTTCTACGAAGATCAAAAGCGGACTTCGTATTTCTCCTGGCGGGAATTTGCGAAACTCGCGGGGTTTTCTTCACCGACTTACTTGCGACTTGTGAGCGAAGGCAAGAGCAATTTGAGCCGAGTGTCGATGAACCGCATGATTTCGGCAATGGGGCTTGCGGGTTTTGAAGCAAACTACTTTATTGCTCTCGTCAATTTTTGCAATGCCAAGGACGATGAAGCTAAAAAGCCGTATTGGAAAGAAATGCGCCAAATTGCGCTTGAATTTAAAGTACGCGTCGTCGATAAGGAGGCTGTTGAATATTTCGATGGCTGGAAAAATCAGGTCGTTCGCGAACTTGCACCGATGATGAGTGGGGCCACCCCAGGGCAGATGGCGAAAACGTGCTGCAACGAAATCTCCGCTGCCGAAGTCAGCAAGTCGCTAGAGTTCCTGACGAAAGCGGGATTCCTGAAAAAAAGTGCGGACGGCTCGTATCGACAGACCGAAAAGAACGTGACCGCGTCAAAGGAAGGCATGGCCTATGCCGTACACTCGATGCAACGCCAAATGTTGCGACTTGCCAGTGAATCTATCGAACGCTTTGAACCGCAAGAGCGTAGCGTGTCAAGCGTGACCCTTACGGTCAATCGCGAATGTTACGAACGTATTGCACAAGAAATCGATGCGTTCCGCAAAAAGATTGCCGCAATGGCTTCGGAAACAGAAGATGCCGATCAAATCTATCATTTGAATATGCAACTGTTCCCGCTAACTTGGAAATTAAAAAAAGATGAGGTGGCTTAG